In one window of Synergistaceae bacterium DNA:
- a CDS encoding 2Fe-2S iron-sulfur cluster binding domain-containing protein encodes MDFVNVTIDGVSVSVPSTYTVIEAAAKAGIRIPQLCYHPELTTFGACRVCLVEIEGSRSLGAACVYPVADKMVVHTNTPKVRATRKTVVELLLANHPQDCLKCQLNKNCELQTIAADLGIREIPYQGEMRNAKMDISNAALVREPNKCILCGRCARICSEYQGLDVYAYVNRGFKTLVEPAFGLDLGDVTCTLCGQCSTVCPTASIVEKDDTEKVFSALGDKNKYTIVQTAPSVRVALGEALGLPAGEIVTGKMVAALRRLGFDKVFDTDFSADLTIMEEGHEFLHRVQNGGVLPMITSCSPGWINFIEMKYPDLLPHLSSAKSPQGMFGAITKTFWPETQNVPLENIYSVSVMPCTAKKAECLRPQLQSNPGVPDVDAVITTRELARMIKSAGIDFKNLPEEDYDNPLGESSGAGVIFGVTGGVMEAALRTVYAVLNEGKDIPGIIYAPVRGMDGIKEATIDVPIDGKNVTVKLAVAHTLKKARVLMDKVRAGTADYHFIEVMACPGGCIGGGGQPVPVNKDIRAARTAAIYREDEGKTLRQSHKNPDIIALYDKWLGKPLGEKAHKYLHTHYEEQKKQA; translated from the coding sequence ATGGATTTTGTTAACGTTACTATCGATGGGGTATCAGTCTCTGTCCCCAGTACATACACTGTAATTGAAGCGGCTGCAAAAGCTGGCATCCGTATTCCACAGCTCTGTTATCATCCCGAACTGACAACATTTGGCGCATGTAGAGTCTGTCTAGTTGAAATAGAAGGATCAAGATCGCTTGGCGCTGCATGTGTTTACCCAGTAGCAGATAAAATGGTTGTTCACACAAATACTCCAAAGGTTCGTGCAACTCGTAAAACTGTTGTTGAACTCTTGCTTGCAAATCACCCACAAGATTGTCTTAAATGCCAGTTAAACAAAAACTGTGAACTTCAGACCATTGCCGCTGACCTTGGCATACGTGAAATTCCATATCAGGGCGAAATGCGCAACGCAAAAATGGATATATCAAATGCAGCTCTCGTCCGAGAGCCAAACAAATGTATCTTATGTGGACGCTGTGCCAGAATTTGTAGTGAATATCAGGGTCTTGACGTATATGCTTATGTAAACAGAGGATTTAAAACTCTAGTCGAACCTGCGTTCGGCCTTGATCTAGGCGATGTCACATGCACCTTGTGCGGACAGTGCTCAACTGTATGTCCCACAGCTTCCATAGTAGAAAAGGATGACACAGAAAAGGTCTTTAGCGCTTTGGGAGACAAAAATAAATATACGATAGTTCAAACTGCACCTTCCGTTCGAGTGGCACTAGGAGAGGCTCTGGGACTTCCGGCAGGAGAAATAGTTACAGGGAAAATGGTCGCCGCACTGCGTCGTCTTGGTTTCGATAAAGTTTTTGACACTGACTTTAGTGCGGACCTTACAATAATGGAAGAGGGACATGAGTTCCTTCATCGCGTGCAAAACGGCGGGGTTCTGCCAATGATTACCTCTTGTTCTCCAGGATGGATAAACTTTATTGAAATGAAATACCCCGATTTATTGCCCCATCTTTCCTCTGCTAAATCACCTCAGGGAATGTTTGGTGCTATCACAAAAACTTTCTGGCCCGAAACGCAAAATGTTCCTTTGGAAAATATTTATAGCGTTTCTGTTATGCCTTGTACAGCTAAAAAAGCGGAGTGCTTACGACCACAACTTCAAAGCAACCCCGGCGTTCCTGATGTGGATGCCGTAATAACAACACGAGAACTCGCCAGAATGATTAAAAGTGCCGGGATAGATTTTAAAAACCTTCCCGAAGAAGATTATGATAATCCTCTTGGAGAATCATCCGGAGCAGGAGTAATCTTTGGTGTAACAGGAGGAGTAATGGAGGCAGCCCTGCGAACCGTTTATGCTGTATTAAACGAAGGCAAAGATATTCCCGGAATTATATATGCTCCTGTTCGCGGTATGGATGGAATAAAAGAAGCAACTATAGATGTTCCCATTGATGGGAAAAATGTGACGGTGAAACTTGCAGTAGCTCATACTTTGAAAAAAGCACGTGTATTGATGGATAAAGTACGCGCAGGAACTGCAGATTATCATTTCATAGAGGTTATGGCTTGTCCTGGAGGTTGTATTGGCGGCGGCGGACAGCCTGTCCCTGTCAATAAAGATATAAGAGCTGCTCGCACAGCAGCTATATACAGAGAGGATGA
- the nuoE gene encoding NADH-quinone oxidoreductase subunit NuoE translates to MERSSEKSWDLLDQLLDKYRGVKGCVIPVLQQAQNIFGYLPKDVLLKISEEIDVPISQIYGVVTFYSQFHLEPRGKYIIRCCLGTACHVRGAALVFDEIKKRLGLKDGEVTTPDLKFTLESVACIGACGLAPCIMINDETHGRLSPEKVGEILDAV, encoded by the coding sequence ATGGAGAGGTCATCGGAAAAGTCGTGGGATCTTTTAGATCAGCTCCTCGACAAATATCGCGGCGTAAAAGGCTGCGTAATTCCAGTGCTCCAGCAGGCACAAAATATATTCGGATATCTTCCGAAAGATGTACTGCTTAAGATAAGTGAAGAAATCGACGTCCCTATAAGCCAAATTTACGGGGTTGTAACTTTTTATTCTCAATTCCATCTTGAACCTCGCGGCAAGTATATAATTCGCTGCTGCTTGGGAACTGCCTGCCATGTCCGCGGAGCAGCTCTTGTCTTCGATGAAATAAAAAAGAGACTTGGACTTAAGGATGGCGAAGTTACTACGCCTGATTTGAAATTTACACTTGAGTCAGTCGCCTGCATCGGAGCTTGTGGACTGGCACCCTGCATTATGATTAACGATGAAACACATGGAAGGCTCTCTCCGGAAAAAGTTGGCGAGATATTAGATGCAGTTTAA